The following proteins are co-located in the uncultured Draconibacterium sp. genome:
- a CDS encoding PhzF family phenazine biosynthesis protein, which yields MIFTMYQVDAFAENVFEGNPAAVIPLETWLDDAIMQNIALENNLSETAFFIPHKTGYHIRWFTPNAEVDLCGHATLATSHVLFQHLNYSENEIQFESRSGVLTVKKEGELLVLNFPASKIETQYIPPNLKTAFNIHPRKCYKGRDDIMLCFKNEDDIINLQPNFIKIIESNARGVICTAPSEKYDFVSRFFAPAVGVDEDPVTGSAHTMLIPYWAKQLNKTKLIARQVSKRGGTLHCKHLDDRVEIGGKAITYFIGEINF from the coding sequence ATGATTTTTACAATGTACCAGGTTGATGCATTTGCCGAAAATGTTTTCGAAGGTAATCCGGCAGCTGTAATTCCGCTGGAAACCTGGCTGGATGATGCAATAATGCAAAACATAGCCCTCGAAAATAACCTCTCGGAAACAGCATTTTTTATCCCACACAAAACCGGATATCACATTCGTTGGTTTACGCCAAATGCCGAAGTAGACTTATGTGGACATGCCACGTTAGCAACTTCACATGTTTTATTTCAGCACTTAAATTATTCTGAAAATGAAATTCAGTTTGAATCGAGAAGTGGAGTATTAACAGTAAAAAAAGAAGGCGAGTTACTTGTGTTGAATTTCCCTGCATCGAAAATTGAGACACAATACATTCCTCCGAATTTAAAAACCGCTTTTAACATTCACCCCCGCAAATGTTACAAAGGCAGAGACGATATAATGTTGTGTTTTAAAAACGAAGATGACATTATTAATCTTCAGCCAAATTTCATAAAAATAATAGAATCAAATGCCCGTGGTGTGATTTGTACAGCACCCTCGGAAAAGTATGATTTTGTTTCGCGATTTTTTGCACCGGCTGTTGGTGTAGACGAAGATCCGGTAACAGGTTCGGCACATACCATGCTAATTCCGTATTGGGCTAAACAACTGAATAAAACCAAATTAATTGCCCGCCAAGTATCGAAACGCGGTGGTACCTTACATTGTAAACACCTGGATGACCGCGTTGAAATTGGAGGGAAAGCCATTACTTACTTTATTGGAGAAATTAATTTTTAA
- a CDS encoding TonB-dependent receptor, which yields MKKIFTFSILLLITQLTLLGQSNNATLRGVLEDSNGIPLDMVTVVLKEYPTLGTTTNAKGEFLLRIPANKHLTIIFSSIGYKTFSDSIYANPNETVTKEIVMPAQNLELAEIVVREQRRNGSSIISLDPKIVNSMSSASGGIEAGLKTLPGVSSNNELSSQYTVRGGNFDENLVYVNDVEVYRPFLVRSGQQEGLSFINSDMVSTIDFSAGGFNAKYGDKMSSVLDINYRKPSDFRGSASVSLMGATAHFEDVALKGKLTHISGIRYKTNSYLLGSLDEKGEYDPRFLDFQTYITYQFSEKFDISFLGNVAQNQYNFIPQDRETTFGTWQNPLNTKIYFDGQEVDDFQTYLGAISANYHPNANLNLKFIASAYHANEKETYDIQGQYYLNQLERNMSSEEFGDSALNLGVGTFLNHARNHLNATVYSFAHKGAFNSENHLLNWGIKIQHEEIEDKINEWIYRDSTGYSIPYSDTEVLLYHSLNARNKVSSNRITGYFQDSWSVPVSSGDLYINGGVRFNFWDLNNELLVSPRATLSYFPEWEKKMSFRLSAGMYHQSPFFKELKNSDGTINENAKAQKSFQVVAGTDLIFTAWDRPFRFTTEAYYKFMSHLIPYQVDNVRIRYLGEKEAQGYATGLDMKINGEFVSGLQSWASLSFLQTEEDIKNDGHGYIPRPTDQWMNFSLFFQDYLPGNPTYRMQLSGFYGARLPTGPPNGERYQDVFRMPAYRRIDLGFSKVFISAANPSNSPFFKHITDMWLSLEAFNILDINNTISYFWVSSIYGDQYAVPNYLTGRKFNLKLTLKF from the coding sequence ATGAAAAAAATCTTTACCTTTTCTATTCTGCTTTTAATTACCCAACTCACTTTATTGGGACAAAGTAACAACGCAACTTTACGGGGTGTTCTAGAAGATTCCAATGGAATTCCGTTGGATATGGTGACTGTAGTTTTAAAAGAATATCCGACACTTGGTACCACCACAAATGCCAAAGGCGAGTTTTTGTTGCGAATTCCGGCAAACAAACATTTAACCATCATATTTTCATCCATTGGTTACAAAACGTTTTCCGATTCGATTTATGCCAACCCGAATGAAACCGTTACCAAAGAAATTGTTATGCCGGCACAAAACCTTGAGTTGGCAGAAATTGTGGTAAGAGAACAGCGAAGAAACGGTTCCAGTATAATCAGCCTCGATCCAAAAATTGTAAATTCGATGAGCAGTGCTTCCGGAGGAATAGAAGCGGGACTTAAAACACTGCCCGGAGTATCTTCAAACAACGAGCTAAGTTCGCAATATACTGTGCGCGGTGGTAATTTCGACGAGAACCTGGTGTATGTAAATGATGTGGAAGTGTACCGCCCGTTTTTGGTACGTTCCGGTCAACAGGAAGGTTTGAGCTTTATCAATTCCGATATGGTTTCTACAATCGACTTCTCTGCTGGTGGTTTTAACGCAAAATACGGCGATAAAATGTCGTCTGTTCTAGATATTAACTACCGCAAACCAAGCGATTTCCGCGGATCAGCGTCGGTAAGTTTAATGGGCGCAACGGCACATTTCGAAGACGTAGCTTTAAAAGGAAAACTCACACATATTTCAGGAATCAGATACAAAACAAACAGCTATTTGCTGGGTAGTTTGGATGAAAAAGGAGAATACGATCCACGCTTTCTCGATTTTCAAACCTACATAACCTACCAGTTTTCCGAAAAATTTGACATCTCGTTTTTAGGAAATGTAGCGCAAAATCAATACAACTTTATACCACAGGACAGAGAAACTACTTTTGGAACCTGGCAAAATCCTTTAAATACAAAAATCTATTTCGACGGGCAGGAAGTTGATGATTTTCAAACTTACCTGGGAGCAATTAGCGCCAATTACCATCCCAACGCCAATTTAAACCTGAAGTTTATTGCTTCGGCCTACCACGCCAACGAAAAAGAAACCTACGATATTCAGGGACAATATTATTTAAACCAGCTGGAGCGGAATATGTCGTCGGAAGAATTTGGCGACAGTGCACTTAATCTGGGTGTTGGTACTTTTTTAAACCATGCCCGAAATCATTTAAATGCTACAGTTTACAGCTTCGCGCACAAGGGAGCTTTTAACTCCGAAAATCATTTGCTAAACTGGGGAATTAAAATTCAGCACGAAGAAATTGAGGATAAAATAAACGAATGGATTTACCGCGACTCAACGGGTTATTCTATTCCATATTCCGATACTGAAGTACTACTTTACCATAGTTTAAATGCCCGAAACAAAGTTAGTTCGAATCGAATTACGGGATATTTTCAGGACAGTTGGAGTGTTCCGGTTAGTAGTGGCGATTTATACATTAATGGCGGAGTTCGTTTTAACTTTTGGGATTTGAACAACGAACTTTTAGTTAGTCCGCGTGCCACCTTAAGTTATTTTCCTGAATGGGAAAAGAAAATGTCGTTTCGCCTGTCGGCAGGAATGTACCATCAGTCGCCATTTTTTAAAGAGCTAAAAAACAGCGACGGAACCATAAATGAAAATGCAAAAGCTCAAAAATCATTTCAGGTGGTTGCAGGTACCGACCTTATTTTTACGGCATGGGATCGCCCGTTTCGATTTACCACCGAGGCATATTACAAGTTTATGAGCCATTTAATTCCTTACCAGGTTGATAATGTTAGAATCAGGTATTTGGGAGAAAAAGAAGCACAAGGCTATGCAACCGGTTTGGATATGAAAATAAACGGTGAATTTGTGAGTGGCTTACAATCGTGGGCCAGTTTGTCGTTTTTGCAAACCGAAGAAGATATTAAAAACGACGGACACGGTTACATACCCCGGCCTACCGATCAATGGATGAATTTTAGCCTGTTTTTCCAGGATTATTTACCCGGCAATCCAACCTACAGAATGCAGCTTTCCGGGTTTTACGGAGCACGGCTTCCCACTGGCCCACCAAATGGAGAACGCTACCAGGATGTGTTCCGAATGCCGGCTTACCGAAGAATCGACCTTGGCTTTTCAAAGGTGTTCATCAGTGCTGCCAATCCTTCAAACAGCCCGTTTTTTAAACACATTACCGATATGTGGCTCAGCCTTGAGGCCTTTAACATTCTCGATATAAACAACACCATTTCCTATTTCTGGGTATCGAGTATTTATGGCGATCAATATGCTGTTCCGAATTATTTAACAGGTCGAAAGTTTAACTTAAAGCTTACTTTGAAATTTTAA
- a CDS encoding transcriptional regulator codes for MFKNLDPLLHSQVRLAIMTILLNSKSAEFSFLLENIDTTKGNLSFQITKLKEANYISVKKSFRNNYPLTTLQITETGINAYENYIASITDYFNKSKQNQ; via the coding sequence ATGTTTAAAAACCTCGATCCATTACTCCACTCTCAGGTACGCTTGGCAATCATGACCATTTTGTTGAATTCAAAATCGGCTGAATTTTCATTTTTACTCGAAAACATAGATACAACAAAAGGGAATCTTAGTTTCCAGATTACCAAGTTAAAAGAAGCAAATTACATTAGTGTAAAAAAGTCGTTCCGGAATAATTATCCTTTAACAACTCTTCAAATTACTGAAACCGGAATTAATGCCTACGAAAATTACATTGCTTCAATTACCGACTATTTTAATAAATCAAAACAAAATCAATAA
- a CDS encoding aldo/keto reductase: MSNTNLNRRKFIGALGLGTAHVLFSNPLYAGFSQISGIDPFQKVKLGNSGIETTLLGMGTGVHATNRTSYLTRQDKNKSLELLEYAYQKGIRYFDLADTYGTHVLMAESIKNMNREELALTTKIWTRNGGIPEPERPDADKVVDRFRRELNTDYIDIVQIHCMEDANWTETLKPQMDILENLKAKGIIKAHGVSVHSHVAMKAAVQSDWVDILHARINPYGIAMDKPEPQEVVEVIQQLHNSGKGIIGMKLVGDGKLRNDSEKIDNSLRFVLGLGCVDMMIVGFEDKAQIDNYVKRMETALGEMNGG; this comes from the coding sequence ATGTCGAATACAAATTTAAACCGTCGGAAATTTATTGGTGCTTTAGGATTGGGAACTGCTCACGTGTTATTTTCAAATCCACTTTATGCCGGTTTCTCACAAATTTCTGGTATTGATCCTTTTCAAAAGGTAAAATTGGGTAATTCGGGGATTGAAACAACATTACTTGGTATGGGAACCGGTGTTCATGCTACCAATCGGACATCGTATTTAACCCGGCAAGACAAAAATAAAAGCCTCGAACTGCTGGAATATGCCTACCAAAAAGGAATCCGGTATTTTGATTTGGCCGACACTTACGGAACCCATGTTTTAATGGCTGAATCGATTAAAAATATGAATCGGGAGGAACTAGCTCTTACCACAAAAATATGGACAAGAAATGGTGGTATTCCGGAACCGGAGCGTCCGGATGCGGACAAAGTGGTTGATCGATTCAGGAGAGAACTAAACACCGACTACATCGATATTGTGCAAATACATTGTATGGAAGATGCCAACTGGACAGAAACACTTAAACCACAAATGGATATTCTGGAGAACCTGAAAGCAAAAGGAATTATTAAAGCTCACGGGGTTTCTGTGCATTCGCATGTTGCCATGAAGGCTGCTGTGCAAAGCGACTGGGTTGATATTTTACACGCCCGTATAAATCCATACGGAATTGCCATGGATAAACCGGAACCTCAAGAGGTTGTTGAGGTTATTCAGCAATTACACAATTCGGGCAAAGGAATAATCGGAATGAAACTGGTTGGTGATGGCAAATTACGAAACGACAGCGAAAAGATCGACAATTCGCTCCGTTTTGTTTTGGGTTTGGGATGCGTTGATATGATGATAGTTGGCTTTGAAGATAAAGCACAAATCGATAATTATGTAAAACGGATGGAAACTGCCCTTGGTGAAATGAATGGAGGTTAG
- a CDS encoding methyltransferase domain-containing protein produces MNDPFGEAIQEFLSKGKAPDIAINSNYTEDESIPVSYLFRSEKEMPKLEKVALKKCKGKILDVGAAAGCHSLVLQKKGFNVTALEKSELSVEAMKKQGIVKVVHADILDYNEQQFNTILLLMNGAGIGQTMNGLRKLLSHLKTLLFDDGQILIDSSDIKYLFEEEDGSMWIDLANEKYYGEMSYEVNYKKSSSKFDWLFIDFENLTKIAALAGLSCTLVAQGKHHDFLAQLKLN; encoded by the coding sequence ATGAACGACCCATTTGGTGAAGCCATTCAAGAGTTTTTGAGTAAAGGTAAAGCACCTGACATAGCAATAAATTCGAACTACACAGAAGACGAGTCAATACCGGTTTCGTATTTGTTCCGTAGCGAAAAAGAAATGCCTAAACTTGAAAAAGTAGCATTAAAAAAATGCAAAGGAAAAATCCTTGATGTTGGAGCTGCTGCCGGTTGTCATTCCCTTGTTTTGCAAAAAAAAGGATTTAATGTTACCGCTCTTGAAAAATCCGAACTTTCGGTGGAAGCCATGAAAAAACAAGGAATTGTAAAAGTTGTTCATGCTGATATTTTAGATTACAACGAGCAACAATTTAATACCATTTTACTTTTAATGAATGGTGCCGGAATTGGCCAGACAATGAATGGGCTAAGAAAATTGCTTTCGCATCTTAAAACACTGCTTTTCGACGACGGCCAAATCCTGATCGACTCGTCGGATATAAAATATTTGTTCGAAGAAGAAGATGGTTCGATGTGGATTGATTTGGCCAATGAGAAATACTATGGCGAAATGAGCTACGAAGTCAACTACAAAAAATCGTCATCGAAGTTCGACTGGCTGTTTATCGATTTCGAAAACCTGACAAAAATTGCAGCATTGGCTGGGCTGAGCTGTACCCTCGTTGCACAGGGTAAACATCACGATTTTTTAGCTCAGCTAAAGCTTAATTAA
- a CDS encoding T9SS type A sorting domain-containing protein, with protein sequence MAENFGWLYAAMHIIIFTSINELSSFNTPFEIPTSSVISQENDIPVANEDAYTLALGCDNFTIEGNVLENDNPNGNQEIKVAFATAPAIGRLSIGPKGNFIFKLETPYEGEVQFYYQIYSTQNVQMHSNALVTITIGADCDCDKIINSIDLDDDNDGIIDIHEGEEDADNDGVPNCLDIDSDNDGITDLIEWQSEFSHIVPLRSDENNDGWDDAFDGQTGGEYYDLTDTDLDGIPDFLDDDSDNDGVSDRIEALDIDNDGIATFGCDTTDTDNDGLLDFYDTSYDPKIMCNSMASNCPLPDFNGNGIRDWRDETNHPEPGTGNELEGRPLLVYPNPVQNKCWVSIPRDSDDMETLIIQLHTTSGKLVFRKEVFENEFSFNTSALQSGIYLLQIKSNTQVFSKKIVKAN encoded by the coding sequence ATGGCTGAAAACTTTGGGTGGCTGTATGCAGCAATGCATATAATTATTTTCACCTCGATAAACGAACTTAGCAGTTTTAATACCCCATTTGAGATTCCAACCAGTTCCGTAATTTCACAAGAGAATGATATTCCTGTTGCGAATGAAGATGCTTATACTCTGGCATTAGGATGCGACAATTTCACAATAGAAGGAAATGTACTTGAAAATGACAACCCTAATGGCAACCAGGAAATAAAAGTAGCATTTGCCACTGCACCAGCTATAGGGCGCTTGTCCATTGGTCCAAAAGGCAATTTCATTTTCAAACTGGAAACACCGTATGAAGGTGAAGTACAATTCTACTACCAGATATATTCTACTCAGAATGTCCAAATGCATTCCAATGCTTTAGTTACAATTACCATTGGCGCCGATTGTGACTGCGATAAGATTATTAATTCCATTGATTTGGATGATGATAACGATGGGATCATAGATATTCACGAAGGTGAAGAGGATGCAGACAACGATGGAGTTCCAAACTGCTTGGATATTGACTCGGATAACGATGGAATTACTGATTTAATTGAATGGCAGTCTGAGTTCTCTCATATTGTTCCTCTTCGTTCCGATGAAAATAATGACGGGTGGGATGATGCATTCGATGGTCAAACCGGTGGAGAATATTACGATCTGACGGATACTGACTTGGATGGTATTCCCGACTTTCTTGATGATGATTCGGACAATGATGGTGTGAGTGACCGTATTGAAGCCCTGGACATTGACAACGATGGCATTGCCACATTTGGATGCGACACAACAGATACCGACAACGATGGATTATTGGATTTTTACGATACTTCATACGATCCGAAAATTATGTGCAACTCGATGGCAAGCAACTGTCCTCTGCCCGATTTTAACGGGAATGGTATTCGCGACTGGAGGGATGAAACAAATCATCCGGAACCAGGAACCGGCAACGAACTGGAAGGAAGACCTTTACTCGTTTATCCTAATCCGGTACAAAACAAATGTTGGGTAAGTATTCCCAGAGATTCAGACGACATGGAAACTTTGATTATTCAGCTTCACACTACTTCCGGCAAATTAGTATTCCGGAAAGAAGTATTCGAAAACGAATTTTCATTTAATACATCAGCACTTCAGTCAGGAATTTATTTACTTCAAATAAAGTCCAACACACAAGTTTTTTCCAAAAAGATTGTTAAGGCCAACTAA